A single window of Vanessa atalanta chromosome 27, ilVanAtal1.2, whole genome shotgun sequence DNA harbors:
- the LOC125074211 gene encoding uncharacterized protein LOC125074211 isoform X2 codes for MADDEQDVARTETATRMLTAEYKDGQLEIVEMTPYQKGHKVGGISHVIAEGSESSNEGLKYMQVLDADKNVVVDLLNLTLVRCEDGQEAYRLVSNDTESGDDTTVTCVLSNEDCEEQENQESYVVLEGEQGPVVFLQSSLPQTNQTIKVETKEQELKLTPAEILERAKALQKAKALMSVQSTKDRSRKRKNELPPPHELLASPQFKLFLYSCKLCSFKCNAIKELTAHKAAEHSGSTSKWRGGGRAAASSLQCARCPYRGATHTQLMKHVKEKHLESVTTSRLLLESDEVRAADVLVCGACGFESAARDVFRRHIEREHGVTPC; via the exons ATGGCCGATGACGAACAGGATGTGGCTCGAACAGAAACTGCAACTAGAATGCTGACCGCTGAATATAAAGATG GTCAGTTGGAGATAGTTGAAATGACTCCGTATCAAAAGGGGCATAAA GTGGGAGGCATTAGTCACGTGATAGCGGAGGGATCAGAGAGCAGTAACGAAGGCCTGAAATATATGCAAGTGTTGGACGCTGACAAGAATGTTGTAGTTGATTTACTTAACTTAACATTGGTTAG ATGTGAAGATGGGCAGGAGGCTTACCGACTGGTGAGCAATGACACAGAGAGTGGTGACGATACAACCGTCACCTGTGTTCTTTCAAATGAAGATTGTGAAG AACAAGAGAATCAAGAATCATATGTGGTACTGGAAGGAGAACAAGGACCGGTGGTTTTCTTGCAGTCCTCGTTGCCGCAGACAAATCAGACGATCAAAGTAGAGACGAAGGAG CAAGAACTAAAACTGACACCCGCAGAGATACTAGAAAGAGCAAAGGCACTGCAGAAAgctaa aGCCCTTATGTCTGTGCAGTCAACCAAAGATCGCAGTCGAAAGCGTAAAAACGAACTGCCCCCCCCACACGAGCTGCTGGCTTCGCCGCAGTTCAAACTGTTCCTGTATTCTTGCAAGCTCTGCAGTTTTAAATGCAACGCTATCAAAGAACTTACAGCTCATAAG GCGGCGGAGCACAGCGGCAGCACCAGCAAGTGGCGCGGGGGGGGGCGCGCCGCCGCCAGCTCGCTGCAGTGCGCGCGCTGCCCCTACCGCGGCGCCACGCACACGCAG TTGATGAAGCACGTCAAAGAAAAGCACCTCGAAAGCGTCACGACGA GTCGGCTGCTGCTGGAGAGCGACGAGGTGCGCGCGGCGGACGTGCTCGTGTGCGGCGCGTGCGGGTTCGAGTCCGCCGCGCGCGACGTGTTCCGCCGACACATCGAGCGCGAGCACGGCGTCACGCCCTGCTAG
- the LOC125074211 gene encoding uncharacterized protein LOC125074211 isoform X1: protein MADDEQDVARTETATRMLTAEYKDGQLEIVEMTPYQKGHKVGGISHVIAEGSESSNEGLKYMQVLDADKNVVVDLLNLTLVRCEDGQEAYRLVSNDTESGDDTTVTCVLSNEDCEEQENQESYVVLEGEQGPVVFLQSSLPQTNQTIKVETKEQELKLTPAEILERAKALQKAKALMSVQSTKDRSRKRKNELPPPHELLASPQFKLFLYSCKLCSFKCNAIKELTAHKAAEHSGSTSKWRGGGRAAASSLQCARCPYRGATHTQLMKHVKEKHLESVTTTEGRGAGRLLLESDEVRAADVLVCGACGFESAARDVFRRHIEREHGVTPC from the exons ATGGCCGATGACGAACAGGATGTGGCTCGAACAGAAACTGCAACTAGAATGCTGACCGCTGAATATAAAGATG GTCAGTTGGAGATAGTTGAAATGACTCCGTATCAAAAGGGGCATAAA GTGGGAGGCATTAGTCACGTGATAGCGGAGGGATCAGAGAGCAGTAACGAAGGCCTGAAATATATGCAAGTGTTGGACGCTGACAAGAATGTTGTAGTTGATTTACTTAACTTAACATTGGTTAG ATGTGAAGATGGGCAGGAGGCTTACCGACTGGTGAGCAATGACACAGAGAGTGGTGACGATACAACCGTCACCTGTGTTCTTTCAAATGAAGATTGTGAAG AACAAGAGAATCAAGAATCATATGTGGTACTGGAAGGAGAACAAGGACCGGTGGTTTTCTTGCAGTCCTCGTTGCCGCAGACAAATCAGACGATCAAAGTAGAGACGAAGGAG CAAGAACTAAAACTGACACCCGCAGAGATACTAGAAAGAGCAAAGGCACTGCAGAAAgctaa aGCCCTTATGTCTGTGCAGTCAACCAAAGATCGCAGTCGAAAGCGTAAAAACGAACTGCCCCCCCCACACGAGCTGCTGGCTTCGCCGCAGTTCAAACTGTTCCTGTATTCTTGCAAGCTCTGCAGTTTTAAATGCAACGCTATCAAAGAACTTACAGCTCATAAG GCGGCGGAGCACAGCGGCAGCACCAGCAAGTGGCGCGGGGGGGGGCGCGCCGCCGCCAGCTCGCTGCAGTGCGCGCGCTGCCCCTACCGCGGCGCCACGCACACGCAG TTGATGAAGCACGTCAAAGAAAAGCACCTCGAAAGCGTCACGACGA CGGAGGGCCGCGGCGCAGGTCGGCTGCTGCTGGAGAGCGACGAGGTGCGCGCGGCGGACGTGCTCGTGTGCGGCGCGTGCGGGTTCGAGTCCGCCGCGCGCGACGTGTTCCGCCGACACATCGAGCGCGAGCACGGCGTCACGCCCTGCTAG